Proteins encoded by one window of Microbacterium sp. BK668:
- a CDS encoding AI-2E family transporter, translated as MGMFRPRGPQYVELETSEVGLRASQPPWSLWADSFGRLATRALQIILVVAITVGAVWVLQQVTLVTIPLMLALIFASAFAPVMAWMKRRGVPSVLATIITLLAILLILGAVGWLIVWAVRGQWDELAVQAQEGFQSVISWVNTLPFAPSSEQLQDWGGQLTDFLTSAQFGSGALAGVNAIANFLTGLVLMVTILFFFLKDGPQMWEFVLRPFRGSKYQRARRIGDKTVGVLGSYVRGTAFVAFVDAVGIGIGLLILQVPLAIPLAVLVFLLAFIPIVGAVLAGIIAALVALVANGWVNALFVVGVVILVNQLEGNFLQPVLMGRTMRLHAFVVLIALAVGTAVNGILGAVLAVPIAAVLWGVVQVWDGPDRPARWARPKRAVSS; from the coding sequence ATGGGCATGTTCCGACCCCGCGGGCCGCAGTACGTCGAACTCGAGACCTCTGAGGTCGGTCTGCGTGCGTCGCAGCCGCCGTGGAGCCTGTGGGCCGACAGCTTCGGCCGCCTGGCGACCCGCGCGCTGCAGATCATCCTCGTGGTGGCGATCACGGTCGGCGCGGTGTGGGTGCTGCAGCAGGTGACGCTCGTCACGATCCCGCTCATGCTCGCCCTCATCTTCGCGTCGGCGTTCGCACCCGTCATGGCGTGGATGAAGCGGCGCGGCGTCCCGTCGGTGCTCGCGACGATCATCACGCTGCTCGCGATCCTCCTGATCCTGGGCGCGGTCGGATGGCTCATCGTGTGGGCGGTCCGCGGTCAATGGGACGAGCTGGCGGTCCAGGCGCAAGAGGGCTTCCAGAGCGTGATCTCGTGGGTCAACACACTGCCGTTCGCGCCCTCCTCCGAGCAGCTGCAGGACTGGGGTGGACAGCTCACCGACTTCCTCACCAGCGCGCAGTTCGGCTCGGGGGCGCTGGCGGGGGTCAACGCGATCGCCAACTTCCTCACCGGACTCGTCCTCATGGTGACGATCCTGTTCTTCTTCCTGAAGGACGGACCGCAGATGTGGGAGTTCGTCCTGCGCCCCTTCCGCGGCTCCAAGTACCAGCGCGCCCGCCGCATCGGCGACAAGACCGTCGGCGTGCTCGGATCCTACGTGCGCGGCACGGCCTTCGTGGCGTTCGTCGACGCGGTCGGCATCGGCATCGGCCTCCTGATCCTCCAGGTACCTCTCGCCATCCCGCTGGCCGTGCTCGTCTTCCTGCTCGCCTTCATCCCCATCGTGGGCGCCGTGCTCGCCGGGATCATCGCCGCCCTCGTCGCGCTCGTCGCCAACGGCTGGGTCAACGCGCTCTTCGTCGTGGGCGTCGTGATCCTCGTCAACCAGCTCGAGGGCAACTTCCTCCAGCCGGTGCTGATGGGTCGCACGATGCGCCTGCACGCGTTCGTCGTGCTGATCGCCCTCGCCGTCGGCACGGCGGTCAACGGCATCCTCGGTGCGGTGCTCGCCGTGCCGATCGCCGCCGTCCTGTGGGGCGTCGTACAGGTGTGGGACGGTCCCGACCGGCCGGCGCGCTGGGCGCGGCCGAAGCGCGCGGTCAGCTCCTAG
- a CDS encoding dihydrofolate reductase family protein, with product MGTVIASATVSLDGFVAYPDNTPGELFDWYESGDVEVEHLGDFPSFRLTPQSAAYWREFTGSLGALVVGRTLFDITDGWRGQHPLGVPVVVVTHEPPIDWSYPGSENFHFVTTGIEDAIARAQQIAGHKAVAVAAGTIASQALAAGLLDEVAMDLVPVLLGAGVPYFIDLPTVTVMLGDPTVVVQGNRVTHLKFPVLRG from the coding sequence ATGGGCACCGTCATCGCCTCCGCCACCGTCTCGCTCGACGGGTTCGTCGCCTATCCCGACAACACCCCCGGCGAGCTGTTCGACTGGTACGAGAGCGGTGACGTCGAAGTCGAGCATCTCGGCGACTTCCCGAGCTTCCGGCTGACTCCGCAGAGCGCCGCGTACTGGCGCGAGTTCACCGGCTCGCTCGGCGCGCTCGTCGTCGGCCGCACGCTGTTCGACATCACCGACGGCTGGAGGGGGCAGCATCCACTCGGCGTCCCCGTCGTCGTCGTGACGCACGAGCCGCCCATCGACTGGTCGTATCCCGGGTCGGAGAACTTCCACTTCGTCACGACCGGCATCGAGGACGCCATCGCACGGGCGCAGCAGATCGCCGGGCACAAGGCGGTGGCCGTCGCGGCGGGCACGATCGCGAGCCAGGCGCTTGCGGCGGGACTGCTCGACGAGGTCGCGATGGACCTCGTCCCGGTCCTGCTGGGCGCCGGCGTGCCGTACTTCATCGACCTGCCGACGGTCACGGTGATGCTCGGCGATCCGACCGTCGTCGTGCAGGGGAACCGCGTGACCCACCTGAAGTTCCCCGTCCTGCGCGGCTGA
- a CDS encoding SseB family protein, whose protein sequence is MALFSRGKRDRDQPVDAEVERPAEPEAGESPDSASSDVVTPEATDAAAEASVGISISSFRGVGVAPTTPTQPAAALRAEPGTRAEPGTPAHAGTQPDAGTQPDAGTQPDAGTQPAPIGQLRLGREVAPPPRETVPGLRDNVLLADALAALPTDPTGQQILHVARQLLQGTLYLRVKGDARALLSEGKELPLAIVTLGEENFVVAYSGGEALGASLRNDGANDTSAMGQPALTVIRYVLAGPYAGLVIDPASAPARIVLRRDILERMVDGIDPRLEIKALLSGERSAATPAAVAEALGRAPFWVAVSRVGDAGRLGVAEARTAEGERFVELFSHPLEAVALGRGDQPAPMNAEQLAKALRADPGITGVIIDPAGPWIRIHRDDLEALAAPA, encoded by the coding sequence ATGGCTCTCTTCTCACGCGGCAAGCGCGATCGTGACCAGCCCGTCGACGCCGAGGTCGAGCGGCCCGCCGAGCCCGAGGCGGGCGAGTCGCCGGACTCCGCGTCGTCGGATGTCGTGACGCCGGAGGCGACGGATGCGGCGGCCGAGGCATCCGTCGGCATCTCGATCTCGTCGTTCCGCGGCGTCGGAGTAGCGCCCACGACGCCGACCCAGCCCGCCGCGGCGCTCCGAGCTGAGCCCGGCACGCGAGCGGAGCCCGGCACGCCGGCACACGCTGGAACGCAGCCAGACGCTGGAACGCAGCCAGACGCCGGGACGCAGCCAGACGCTGGAACGCAGCCCGCCCCCATCGGACAGCTGCGGCTGGGGCGGGAGGTCGCTCCGCCCCCGCGCGAGACCGTCCCGGGACTTCGCGACAACGTGCTGCTCGCCGACGCGCTCGCGGCGCTGCCGACCGATCCGACCGGCCAGCAGATCCTCCACGTGGCTCGGCAGCTGCTGCAGGGCACCCTGTATCTGCGGGTCAAGGGCGATGCGCGCGCGCTGCTGTCGGAGGGCAAGGAGCTGCCCCTTGCCATCGTGACGCTCGGCGAGGAGAACTTCGTCGTCGCCTACAGCGGCGGCGAGGCTCTCGGTGCGAGCCTGCGCAACGACGGTGCGAACGACACCTCGGCGATGGGGCAGCCCGCGCTGACGGTGATCCGGTACGTGCTTGCTGGACCCTACGCGGGTCTGGTGATCGACCCCGCCTCGGCGCCGGCCCGAATCGTGCTGCGCCGGGACATCCTCGAGCGCATGGTCGACGGCATCGATCCGCGTCTCGAGATCAAGGCGCTCCTCTCCGGAGAGAGATCGGCGGCGACACCCGCCGCGGTCGCGGAGGCCCTCGGCCGCGCGCCGTTCTGGGTCGCCGTGAGCAGGGTCGGCGACGCGGGCAGGCTCGGCGTCGCCGAAGCCCGAACGGCGGAGGGGGAGCGGTTCGTCGAGCTCTTCTCGCACCCGCTCGAGGCGGTCGCGCTCGGTCGCGGCGACCAGCCGGCGCCGATGAACGCGGAGCAGCTCGCGAAGGCGCTGCGCGCCGATCCGGGGATCACCGGAGTGATCATCGATCCCGCCGGTCCGTGGATCCGCATCCACCGCGACGACCTCGAGGCGCTCGCGGCCCCGGCGTAG
- a CDS encoding ATP-dependent DNA ligase → MPHEIPAPMLAKSVPEVPGPDAVAGGLSFEPKWDGFRALISWDGESVEIGSRGAKPLTRYFPELVEAFSRLLPEPCLIDGEVVVPKDVGGKQRLDWDSLTQRIHPAASRVKMLSEQTPAMFIAFDLLARGERDLLDEPFAVRRAELADLLGGVPHPVHVTRTTEDAELARRWLSEFEGAGLDGVVAKPLAQPYAPNKRTMFKIKHARTADVVAWAYRVHKSGQGVGSLLVGLYGDDGTLLPVGAVSAWSNSRRLELVDELAPLVERDESGEAVTGAGEKSRFTGADKDMSFVKLRPEKVLEVRYDQLEGWRFRHTVQFERWRPDRDPRSCTYDQLETVSAYDLGDVLD, encoded by the coding sequence ATGCCGCACGAGATCCCCGCGCCGATGCTCGCGAAGTCCGTCCCCGAGGTTCCGGGTCCGGATGCTGTCGCGGGCGGTCTCAGCTTCGAGCCGAAGTGGGACGGCTTCCGCGCCCTCATCTCGTGGGACGGCGAGTCGGTCGAGATCGGATCGCGCGGCGCGAAGCCGCTCACCCGGTACTTCCCCGAGCTCGTCGAGGCGTTCTCGCGCCTTCTCCCTGAGCCCTGCCTGATCGACGGAGAGGTGGTCGTCCCGAAGGACGTCGGCGGCAAGCAGCGGCTCGACTGGGACTCGCTCACCCAGCGCATCCACCCCGCGGCATCCCGCGTGAAGATGCTGTCGGAGCAGACGCCGGCCATGTTCATCGCCTTCGACCTGCTGGCGCGCGGCGAACGCGATCTGCTGGACGAGCCGTTCGCGGTGCGGCGCGCCGAGCTCGCCGACCTGCTCGGCGGCGTGCCGCACCCCGTGCACGTCACGCGCACCACCGAAGACGCCGAGCTCGCCCGGCGGTGGCTCTCGGAGTTCGAGGGCGCGGGCCTGGACGGCGTCGTCGCGAAGCCGCTCGCGCAGCCCTACGCGCCGAACAAGCGCACGATGTTCAAGATCAAGCACGCCCGCACGGCCGACGTCGTCGCGTGGGCGTATCGCGTTCACAAGTCCGGGCAGGGTGTCGGGTCGCTGCTGGTCGGCCTCTATGGTGACGACGGCACGTTGCTGCCCGTGGGCGCGGTCTCGGCGTGGAGCAACTCGCGCCGACTCGAACTCGTCGACGAGCTCGCCCCGCTCGTCGAGCGCGATGAGTCGGGCGAAGCCGTAACCGGGGCCGGCGAGAAGTCGCGGTTCACGGGGGCCGACAAGGACATGTCGTTCGTGAAGCTCCGGCCGGAGAAGGTGCTCGAGGTGCGGTACGACCAGCTCGAGGGCTGGCGCTTCCGGCACACCGTGCAGTTCGAGCGCTGGCGCCCCGACCGCGATCCGCGCTCGTGCACCTACGACCAGCTCGAGACGGTCTCGGCCTACGATCTGGGCGACGTCCTCGACTGA
- a CDS encoding DUF6325 family protein has product MSESDVVATKAQAEEPTTTHTGELADEELGPIDYIVVEFPADEANFTGEAAAELVRLVESNTIRVLDLIFVYKNDDGSVDIDELEDVDDLGPLGGIVSSLAEVLAESDLLQLAETLSPGSRAAVLVWENTWAAPFAVALRRTGARLVASDRIPTQALIASLQDEGE; this is encoded by the coding sequence ATGTCCGAATCAGACGTCGTCGCGACCAAGGCCCAGGCCGAGGAGCCGACGACCACACACACCGGCGAACTCGCGGACGAGGAGCTGGGCCCCATCGACTACATCGTCGTGGAGTTCCCCGCCGATGAGGCGAACTTCACGGGCGAGGCCGCGGCCGAGCTCGTGCGCCTCGTCGAGTCGAACACCATCCGCGTGCTCGACCTCATCTTCGTGTACAAGAACGACGACGGCTCTGTCGACATCGACGAGCTCGAGGATGTCGACGACCTCGGTCCGCTCGGAGGCATCGTGTCGTCACTGGCCGAGGTGCTCGCGGAGTCCGACCTGCTGCAGCTGGCCGAGACCCTGAGCCCCGGCAGCCGCGCCGCCGTGCTCGTGTGGGAGAACACGTGGGCGGCGCCCTTCGCGGTCGCCCTGCGGCGCACCGGAGCGCGCCTCGTGGCGAGCGACCGCATCCCGACCCAGGCCCTCATCGCATCACTGCAGGACGAAGGAGAATGA
- the ligD gene encoding non-homologous end-joining DNA ligase, with the protein MASPRITLTVPGPDGDREVGISNPDRVLWPEVGITKRELAEYLVTVAEPFLAANGNRPVSLERFPDGVDGERFYSKNPPKGAPSFVDAQTVTYNSGRRHPQIVFTEIAAAVWAAQMNTVVFHPWASLTSNTDNPVELRIDLDPQPGTDFQDAAAVAPALRDVLAEAGLTAFLKTSGNRGIHVFCPIEPEWEFLDVRHAVIAAGRELERRLPDQVTTNWWKEERGERIFVDFNQANRDRTMAGAYSPRALPAATVSTPLTWDELEAGVDPGAFTIRTVPERLAAQGDPWATLLDRPGRIDTLLEWWQRDLDGGLGELPFPPDFPKMPGEPPRVQPSRKNEANWPKDGEA; encoded by the coding sequence ATGGCCTCCCCGCGCATCACCCTGACCGTCCCGGGACCCGACGGCGACCGCGAAGTCGGCATCTCGAACCCCGACCGCGTGCTGTGGCCCGAGGTCGGCATCACCAAGCGGGAGCTGGCGGAGTACCTCGTGACGGTCGCCGAGCCCTTCCTCGCCGCGAACGGCAACCGCCCCGTCTCTCTCGAGCGCTTCCCCGACGGCGTCGACGGGGAGCGGTTCTACTCCAAGAACCCGCCGAAGGGCGCGCCGTCGTTCGTCGACGCCCAGACCGTCACCTACAACAGCGGCCGGAGGCATCCGCAGATCGTGTTCACCGAGATCGCGGCGGCGGTGTGGGCGGCGCAGATGAACACGGTCGTGTTCCACCCGTGGGCATCGCTCACATCGAACACCGACAACCCGGTCGAGCTGCGGATCGACCTCGACCCGCAGCCGGGCACGGACTTCCAGGATGCCGCAGCCGTCGCCCCGGCGCTCCGCGACGTGCTCGCCGAGGCGGGTCTGACGGCGTTCCTCAAGACGAGCGGCAATCGCGGCATCCACGTCTTCTGCCCCATCGAGCCGGAGTGGGAGTTCCTCGACGTGCGGCACGCCGTCATCGCCGCGGGGCGCGAGCTCGAGCGGCGCCTTCCCGACCAGGTCACGACGAACTGGTGGAAGGAGGAGCGCGGCGAGCGCATCTTCGTCGACTTCAATCAGGCCAACCGCGACCGCACGATGGCCGGAGCCTACAGTCCCCGGGCGCTGCCGGCGGCGACGGTCTCCACGCCGCTCACGTGGGATGAGCTCGAGGCCGGGGTCGACCCCGGCGCCTTCACGATCCGCACCGTGCCCGAGCGCCTCGCCGCTCAGGGCGACCCATGGGCGACGCTCCTCGACAGGCCGGGCCGCATCGACACGCTTCTCGAGTGGTGGCAGCGCGACCTCGACGGAGGGCTCGGCGAGCTGCCCTTCCCGCCGGACTTCCCGAAGATGCCCGGCGAGCCGCCGCGTGTGCAGCCCAGCCGCAAGAACGAGGCGAACTGGCCCAAGGATGGCGAGGCCTGA
- the ppk2 gene encoding polyphosphate kinase 2, whose product MSKKKSKDGGLSGKKYDKELKKLHVELVKLQDWVKHEGVKICIVFEGRDGAGKGGVIKALTERVSPRVFRVVALPAPTERELSQMYIQRYVKHFPAAGEVVIFDRSWYNRAGVERVMGFTDDETADRFLAQVPLVEKAMIDSGIVLFKYWLEVSPEEQTRRLEDRISDGRKTWKLSPMDLKSYNRWYDYSRARDKMFAATDTDFAPWNVAVSDDKEKARLNIISHLLSMIPYVEIPREEPLLPARQEPGDYVEPDYPYRYVPETY is encoded by the coding sequence ATGTCGAAGAAGAAGTCCAAGGACGGCGGCCTGAGCGGCAAGAAGTACGACAAGGAGCTCAAGAAGCTGCACGTCGAGCTCGTCAAGCTGCAGGACTGGGTCAAGCACGAGGGCGTCAAGATCTGCATCGTGTTCGAGGGGCGCGACGGCGCAGGCAAGGGCGGCGTCATCAAGGCGCTGACCGAGCGCGTGAGTCCCCGGGTCTTCCGCGTCGTGGCGCTGCCCGCACCGACGGAGCGCGAGCTGAGCCAGATGTACATCCAGCGGTACGTGAAGCACTTCCCGGCCGCGGGCGAGGTCGTCATCTTCGACCGCTCCTGGTACAACCGCGCCGGCGTCGAGCGGGTCATGGGCTTCACCGACGACGAGACGGCCGACAGGTTCCTGGCGCAGGTGCCGCTCGTCGAGAAGGCGATGATCGACTCGGGCATCGTCCTGTTCAAGTACTGGCTCGAGGTGAGCCCGGAGGAGCAGACCAGGCGCCTGGAGGACCGCATCTCCGACGGACGCAAGACCTGGAAGCTCTCGCCCATGGACCTGAAGTCTTACAACCGCTGGTACGACTACTCCCGAGCCCGCGACAAGATGTTCGCCGCGACCGACACCGACTTCGCGCCGTGGAACGTCGCCGTCTCGGACGACAAGGAGAAGGCGCGGCTCAACATCATCTCGCACCTGCTGTCGATGATCCCCTACGTCGAGATCCCGCGCGAAGAGCCCCTGCTCCCCGCGCGCCAGGAGCCGGGCGACTACGTCGAGCCCGACTACCCCTACCGCTACGTCCCCGAGACCTACTGA
- a CDS encoding UvrD-helicase domain-containing protein, with the protein MTDARTPLIVGSDIGPQTSLRQGPGSRPDEDLLAGLNPPQREAVTYRGPALLIVAGAGSGKTSVLTRRIASLLRNREAWPSQILAITFTNKAAGEMRERVQQLVGEQASQGMWISTFHSACVRILRREAQQFGFTRAFTIYDSGDSRALIKRLVKEHEADAYGLTPAATQSKISKLKNELADAESYARQANMNDPAERIFVDLFADYQRALQRANAFDFDDLIAQTVYLFRAFPRVADVYRKRFRHILVDEYQDTNHAQYALIHELTQPLSEPEGESFGDSGMMIFAPSTGSGTGDADALPAASLTVVGDSDQSIYAFRGADIRNITEFERDYPGAKVVLLEQNYRSTQNILSAANAVISNNFDRKDKKLWTDVGAGDKIVGFTGYSQHDEAQFVADEIEGLRRKGVPYAQMAVFYRTNSQSRALEEIFIRSAVPYKIMGGTKFYERAEIKDALAYLVAVANPADEMAVRRILNKPRRGIGDVTETAIARYAADEGITFRDALANASALGVGPKIQAAIAQLDAVLAEATEHMLPATGELAPPTAVAEGLQILLQKSGYLDALRASKDPQDEARVENLDELVAVAREFARNNPEGTVIDFLAEVALVSDADDLDDASGSVSLMTLHTAKGLEYDAVFITGVEEDLIPHRISAGEPGGPQEERRLFYVGVTRARKRLFFTLAMTRAQFGEVTVAMPSRFLQEIPAELIDWRQSPGDVNSRGGTQSRALNARRPGGGWGGSPASGGRRYGEDLVPKSTSIERFANKIPAKVRDNGDMVLGPGDRIRHEDFGEGRVDAVTGEGAKRVAHVRFDSAGPKKLLIKIAPIEKL; encoded by the coding sequence ATGACCGACGCCAGAACGCCCCTCATCGTCGGCAGCGACATCGGACCGCAGACCTCCCTTCGGCAGGGCCCGGGATCGCGGCCCGACGAGGATCTGCTCGCGGGACTCAATCCGCCGCAGCGCGAAGCCGTGACCTACCGCGGCCCGGCCCTGCTCATCGTCGCGGGCGCCGGCTCGGGCAAGACGAGCGTCCTGACGCGGCGTATCGCCTCGCTCCTGCGCAACCGCGAGGCGTGGCCGAGCCAGATCCTCGCCATCACGTTCACCAACAAGGCCGCCGGCGAGATGCGTGAGCGCGTGCAGCAGCTCGTCGGCGAGCAGGCGTCGCAGGGCATGTGGATCTCGACGTTCCACTCCGCCTGCGTGCGGATCCTCCGCCGTGAGGCGCAGCAGTTCGGCTTCACGAGGGCCTTCACGATCTACGACTCGGGCGACTCGCGCGCGCTCATCAAGCGACTGGTCAAGGAGCACGAGGCGGATGCCTACGGCCTCACTCCTGCGGCGACCCAGAGCAAGATCTCCAAGCTCAAGAACGAGCTCGCGGATGCCGAGTCCTACGCCCGTCAGGCGAACATGAACGATCCCGCGGAGCGGATCTTCGTCGACCTGTTCGCCGATTACCAGCGCGCCCTGCAGCGCGCCAACGCGTTCGACTTCGACGACCTGATCGCGCAGACGGTCTACCTCTTCCGCGCGTTCCCCCGCGTCGCCGATGTGTACCGCAAGCGGTTCCGGCACATCCTCGTCGACGAATATCAAGACACCAACCACGCGCAGTACGCGCTCATCCATGAGCTGACGCAGCCGCTCTCGGAGCCCGAAGGCGAGTCGTTCGGCGACAGCGGCATGATGATCTTCGCGCCGTCGACGGGCTCGGGAACCGGGGATGCCGACGCGCTCCCCGCCGCGTCCCTCACGGTCGTCGGCGACTCCGACCAGTCGATCTACGCTTTCCGCGGCGCGGACATCCGCAACATCACCGAGTTCGAGCGCGACTACCCGGGGGCCAAGGTCGTGCTCCTCGAGCAGAACTACCGGTCGACGCAGAACATCCTGAGCGCCGCGAACGCGGTCATCAGCAACAACTTCGACCGCAAGGACAAGAAGCTGTGGACCGACGTCGGCGCGGGCGACAAGATCGTCGGCTTCACCGGCTACTCGCAGCACGACGAGGCGCAGTTCGTCGCGGACGAGATCGAGGGGCTGCGCCGCAAGGGCGTCCCGTACGCCCAGATGGCGGTGTTCTACCGCACGAACTCGCAATCCCGAGCGCTGGAGGAGATCTTCATCCGCTCGGCCGTGCCCTACAAGATCATGGGCGGCACGAAGTTCTACGAGCGCGCGGAGATCAAGGACGCCCTCGCGTACCTCGTCGCCGTCGCCAATCCCGCCGACGAGATGGCGGTCCGGCGCATCCTGAACAAGCCGCGCCGCGGCATCGGCGACGTGACCGAGACGGCGATCGCCCGCTACGCCGCGGACGAGGGCATCACCTTCCGCGACGCGCTCGCGAACGCGTCCGCGCTCGGCGTCGGACCGAAGATCCAGGCGGCGATCGCGCAGCTCGACGCCGTGCTCGCGGAGGCGACCGAGCACATGCTCCCGGCGACGGGTGAGCTCGCTCCGCCGACCGCTGTCGCCGAGGGCCTCCAGATCCTGCTCCAGAAGAGCGGCTACCTCGACGCGCTGCGCGCGAGCAAAGACCCTCAGGACGAGGCGCGTGTCGAGAACCTCGACGAGCTGGTCGCGGTGGCCCGCGAGTTCGCCCGCAACAACCCCGAGGGAACCGTCATCGACTTCCTCGCAGAGGTCGCGCTCGTCTCCGACGCCGACGATCTCGACGACGCCTCGGGCTCTGTGTCCCTCATGACGCTGCACACCGCGAAGGGCCTGGAGTACGACGCCGTCTTCATCACGGGCGTCGAGGAGGACCTCATCCCGCACCGCATCTCGGCGGGGGAGCCGGGCGGCCCGCAGGAGGAGCGGCGCCTCTTCTACGTCGGCGTCACACGCGCCCGCAAGCGCCTGTTCTTCACGCTCGCGATGACCCGTGCGCAGTTCGGCGAGGTCACCGTCGCGATGCCGAGCCGGTTCCTGCAGGAGATCCCGGCCGAGCTCATCGACTGGCGGCAGTCGCCGGGTGACGTCAACTCCCGCGGCGGCACGCAGTCGCGCGCGCTCAACGCGCGCCGGCCGGGCGGCGGATGGGGCGGCTCGCCGGCCTCGGGCGGCCGTCGGTACGGGGAGGACCTGGTGCCGAAGTCCACGTCGATCGAGCGCTTCGCGAACAAGATTCCAGCGAAGGTGCGTGACAACGGCGACATGGTGCTCGGGCCGGGTGACCGCATCCGTCACGAGGACTTCGGCGAGGGACGGGTGGATGCTGTGACCGGCGAGGGCGCGAAGCGCGTCGCGCACGTGCGATTCGACTCCGCCGGCCCGAAGAAGCTCCTGATCAAGATCGCCCCGATCGAGAAGCTGTAG
- a CDS encoding CHAD domain-containing protein has product MANGHATFTRREVVVVALHTAAAEVAETAPAALADEPDGVHQHRVRVRRLRSVLAGFRDVLDEPAAEAVRVEYREWGRELGVVRDIEVRADVAEGELADAGIDDPRMRRRLVESERDAYARAHARLVELAALPRAEKRRRALDALVAASVVRDPDADAAPFVATVLAKQARRLRKAVGRIDGSEDSYHAVRKAARRLRYVAEATARAAPGLYVEQVAELAVVGDALHDALGGHRDALLFADHLEREAVRAARAGEPVDAYPVIEASARAAAAKKLTALPDAMRRLRAAASDLR; this is encoded by the coding sequence ATGGCGAACGGTCACGCGACATTCACGAGGCGCGAGGTCGTCGTCGTCGCGCTCCACACCGCCGCGGCGGAGGTCGCCGAGACGGCTCCGGCCGCCCTCGCGGACGAGCCCGACGGCGTGCACCAGCACCGCGTGCGTGTGCGACGGCTGCGGAGCGTGCTCGCGGGCTTCCGCGACGTGCTCGACGAGCCGGCCGCGGAGGCCGTCCGGGTCGAGTACAGGGAATGGGGTCGCGAGCTCGGAGTCGTGCGCGACATCGAGGTGCGCGCCGACGTCGCCGAGGGCGAGCTCGCCGACGCCGGCATCGACGATCCGCGGATGCGCCGGCGACTCGTGGAGAGCGAGCGCGACGCCTACGCGCGGGCGCACGCGCGGCTCGTGGAGCTCGCGGCGCTGCCCCGGGCCGAGAAGCGGAGACGGGCGCTGGACGCGCTGGTCGCAGCATCCGTCGTCCGCGATCCCGACGCGGACGCCGCACCGTTCGTCGCCACCGTCCTCGCGAAGCAGGCGCGCCGCCTGCGCAAGGCGGTCGGACGGATCGACGGATCGGAGGACTCCTACCACGCCGTCCGCAAGGCCGCCCGACGGCTGCGGTACGTGGCGGAGGCGACGGCGCGGGCCGCGCCGGGTCTGTACGTCGAGCAGGTCGCCGAGCTCGCCGTCGTCGGTGACGCGCTGCACGACGCCCTCGGCGGGCATCGCGACGCGCTGCTCTTCGCCGATCACCTCGAGCGCGAGGCCGTGAGAGCCGCGCGGGCGGGCGAGCCGGTCGACGCCTACCCTGTGATCGAGGCCTCGGCGCGCGCGGCGGCCGCGAAGAAGCTGACCGCGCTGCCGGACGCGATGCGGAGACTCCGCGCCGCAGCATCCGATCTCCGCTGA